In a single window of the Acidobacteriaceae bacterium genome:
- a CDS encoding YcaO-like family protein: MNRLAKVDGIERFVPAAETVCLAAGVAESLGVTRVADITGLDRVGIPVYSSVVPNSEDLISVYNGKGLRPIDARAGALMEAIERQTALNVRLPLVEDSYAHLSNTAAVLNPRSVNCELAADYSEEKTYSWCEGVDIVTGQQWYAPAKLAGYSWHNVPHPTSFATTDTNGLASGNSREEATCHALCELVERDAWTFVELGAHLMPRARRAFALGPDAKNGPDDLEMFPCVDLGAHDLLIKFWNAGLFPVVRDITSELGIPAFFASVCDESITGHPMAHCGLGAHPNAAVAVRRALLEVAQSRCVDIQAVREDITPPGAAIGRFSAHTRRVDVINRESWCFGPSKHLRKFADIASYHFATIEEDLQFLLDRFTAAGLTQVIVVDFTPDQSTYSVVRVIVPGIENWALDHGRFGPRALEFWKKYA, from the coding sequence TTGAACCGCCTGGCTAAGGTCGACGGTATCGAGCGATTCGTGCCGGCAGCAGAGACGGTTTGCCTTGCCGCCGGAGTTGCCGAGTCGCTCGGAGTAACCCGGGTCGCCGATATTACAGGTCTCGACCGCGTCGGTATCCCGGTTTACTCCTCCGTCGTTCCCAACTCTGAAGACTTGATTTCTGTGTACAACGGCAAAGGATTACGGCCCATCGACGCCAGGGCCGGCGCGCTCATGGAGGCAATCGAGCGTCAGACCGCACTGAACGTGCGCCTTCCTCTCGTCGAGGACAGCTACGCACATCTCAGCAATACGGCCGCAGTGTTAAATCCGCGCTCCGTCAATTGCGAACTCGCCGCTGACTACTCCGAAGAGAAAACCTACTCATGGTGCGAGGGTGTTGACATTGTCACGGGGCAGCAATGGTATGCCCCGGCCAAGCTGGCCGGTTATAGCTGGCACAACGTTCCGCACCCAACTAGTTTTGCCACCACCGACACTAACGGTCTTGCCTCCGGCAACTCCCGCGAGGAGGCCACATGTCACGCACTCTGCGAACTCGTCGAGCGCGATGCCTGGACCTTCGTAGAACTCGGCGCTCATCTCATGCCCAGAGCCCGACGCGCCTTCGCTCTCGGGCCCGACGCAAAGAACGGTCCCGATGATCTCGAAATGTTTCCGTGCGTCGACCTCGGCGCACATGATCTGCTCATCAAATTCTGGAATGCTGGCCTTTTCCCAGTCGTTCGCGACATCACCTCCGAGCTCGGCATCCCCGCCTTCTTCGCGTCCGTCTGCGATGAAAGCATCACCGGTCATCCCATGGCGCACTGCGGCCTCGGCGCGCACCCCAACGCCGCAGTCGCCGTTCGTCGCGCGCTGCTCGAGGTCGCACAGTCGCGCTGCGTTGACATCCAGGCCGTTCGCGAAGACATCACGCCTCCGGGCGCCGCTATCGGCCGCTTCTCCGCACACACGCGCCGCGTCGATGTGATCAATCGCGAAAGTTGGTGCTTCGGCCCGTCAAAACATCTCCGCAAATTCGCCGACATTGCTTCGTACCACTTCGCCACCATAGAAGAAGATCTTCAATTCCTCCTCGACCGCTTCACCGCCGCCGGCCTCACCCAGGTCATCGTCGTCGACTTCACTCCCGACCAATCCACCTACTCCGTCGTTCGCGTCATCGTTCCCGGCATAGAAAACTGGGCACTGGACCACGGCCGCTTCGGCCCGCGCGCGCTGGAGTTCTGGAAAAAATATGCATGA
- a CDS encoding ATP-binding protein: protein MAAQVDSSTRMHPSLAQHDESVMPVDERDPVTILMVDDQPGKLLSYEAILQDLGEELVKANSAREALDHLLRGDVAVVLMDVSMPEIDGFELADMMRQHPRFQKTPIIFVSAVHLSDLDRIRGYQSGAVDYISVPVVPEVLRAKVSVFAELHRKKRALQVLNRDLEERVAQRSEELRLLNEQLQQRVAELESIMQVLPVGVAVAHGSDCATITGNAALGEMLGSQFTEAVSESVLSLAKISQKGSALTLEDLPLLQAVRAGLPTGMLELQVEHPEGSPHFLLASASPLFDESGSVRGAVGAFFDVTERKRLDDASRERAELLELATEAIMVRDSQGMIQYWNAGAEALYGWKREQVLGHHLKDLLGTSQADRKAIGEALERDGRWEGNLKHRTMDGQEILVASRQAVQAGSGAVLEITRDITAQVIAEEALRRNERLAAMGKLAGIVAHEINNPLEAITNAFYLLRQHPSLDDEAKYYAQIAEQELARVSHITKQTLSFYRESQKAVTVAVSELLDDVLELQHRPMQSANISLEREYSSKGTVHGFPSELKQVFMNLVSNAIQAMPEGGRMRVRLTETAGWQGRPAGVRVFISDTGVGITPENAKRLFEPFFTTKSTKGTGLGLWISRGIVQKHEGTLRFRSVFGEGGAVTAFHVFLPTHAAGK from the coding sequence ATGGCTGCACAGGTAGACTCTTCAACACGGATGCATCCATCGCTCGCCCAACACGACGAGTCGGTGATGCCTGTCGACGAGCGGGATCCGGTCACCATTCTGATGGTGGACGATCAGCCTGGAAAACTGCTGAGCTACGAGGCGATCCTTCAGGACCTTGGCGAGGAGTTGGTGAAGGCCAACTCCGCGCGCGAGGCGCTGGACCATCTGCTGCGGGGCGATGTTGCGGTGGTGCTGATGGACGTCAGCATGCCGGAGATCGACGGCTTCGAGCTTGCGGACATGATGCGTCAACATCCGCGGTTCCAGAAGACGCCGATCATCTTTGTCTCCGCAGTTCACCTTTCCGACCTGGATCGCATACGCGGGTACCAGAGCGGCGCGGTGGACTACATCTCTGTTCCGGTTGTGCCGGAGGTGCTGCGCGCGAAGGTCAGCGTGTTTGCGGAGCTGCATCGCAAGAAGCGCGCACTGCAGGTGCTGAATCGCGATCTGGAAGAGCGCGTGGCGCAGCGGAGCGAAGAGTTGCGGCTGCTGAACGAGCAACTGCAGCAGCGCGTCGCTGAGCTGGAATCGATCATGCAGGTGCTGCCGGTGGGCGTTGCGGTGGCGCATGGCAGCGACTGCGCGACGATCACGGGAAACGCGGCGCTGGGAGAGATGCTGGGCTCTCAGTTCACCGAGGCCGTGTCGGAATCTGTACTGAGCCTCGCGAAGATTTCACAGAAGGGATCGGCTCTCACGCTAGAGGACCTGCCGTTACTGCAGGCTGTGCGGGCCGGGCTGCCGACGGGAATGCTGGAACTCCAGGTAGAGCATCCGGAAGGCTCGCCGCATTTCCTGCTGGCAAGCGCTTCGCCGCTGTTCGACGAATCAGGGAGTGTGCGCGGGGCGGTGGGAGCGTTCTTCGACGTTACGGAACGCAAGCGCCTGGATGATGCGTCGCGTGAGCGCGCGGAACTGCTGGAGCTGGCGACCGAGGCGATCATGGTTCGCGATAGCCAGGGGATGATCCAGTACTGGAACGCGGGCGCAGAGGCGCTCTACGGGTGGAAGCGCGAGCAGGTGCTGGGACATCACCTGAAGGATTTGCTGGGAACTTCTCAAGCGGACCGCAAAGCGATTGGGGAGGCGTTGGAGAGGGACGGGCGATGGGAGGGGAACCTCAAGCATCGCACGATGGACGGTCAGGAAATTCTGGTGGCGAGCCGGCAGGCGGTGCAGGCCGGCAGCGGGGCGGTGCTGGAGATTACGCGCGATATCACCGCTCAGGTGATTGCCGAGGAGGCGCTGCGCAGGAATGAGCGGCTGGCTGCGATGGGCAAGCTGGCGGGGATTGTGGCGCACGAGATCAACAATCCGCTGGAAGCGATTACGAATGCGTTTTACCTGCTGCGGCAGCACCCGTCTCTGGATGACGAGGCGAAGTATTATGCGCAGATTGCGGAGCAGGAGCTGGCACGGGTCTCGCACATTACGAAGCAGACGCTGAGTTTTTACCGGGAGTCGCAGAAGGCGGTGACGGTGGCGGTGTCGGAGTTGCTGGATGATGTTCTGGAGCTGCAGCACCGGCCGATGCAGAGCGCAAATATCTCGCTTGAGCGGGAGTATTCGAGCAAGGGAACAGTGCACGGGTTCCCGTCGGAGCTGAAGCAGGTGTTCATGAACCTGGTGAGCAATGCGATTCAGGCGATGCCGGAGGGTGGCCGGATGCGGGTGAGGCTGACGGAGACGGCGGGGTGGCAGGGGCGGCCGGCGGGTGTGCGGGTGTTTATCTCGGATACGGGTGTGGGGATTACGCCGGAGAATGCGAAGAGGCTATTCGAGCCGTTCTTTACGACGAAGTCGACGAAGGGGACGGGCCTGGGATTGTGGATCAGCAGGGGCATCGTGCAGAAGCACGAAGGCACGTTGCGGTTCCGGAGCGTGTTTGGCGAGGGTGGCGCGGTGACGGCGTTCCACGTGTTTCTGCCGACGCATGCGGCGGGCAAGTGA
- a CDS encoding DUF3291 domain-containing protein has product MNWVSVTRLRVRSVRFLPGFAWYAWRSTQQVKRAAGFLGGALLGDREWTFWTLTVWESQAAMRAFMTAGAHKQAMVKLLEWCDEASVAHWEQEGETVVSWEEADRRMRATGRASKVRHPSERHAALRYREPRTTRGSVLRRE; this is encoded by the coding sequence ATGAACTGGGTGAGCGTGACGCGGCTGAGGGTGCGATCGGTGAGGTTTCTGCCGGGATTTGCGTGGTATGCGTGGCGGTCGACGCAACAGGTGAAGCGCGCGGCGGGGTTTTTAGGTGGGGCGCTGCTGGGGGACAGGGAGTGGACGTTCTGGACGCTGACGGTGTGGGAGAGCCAGGCGGCGATGCGGGCGTTTATGACGGCGGGCGCGCACAAGCAGGCGATGGTGAAGCTGCTGGAATGGTGCGATGAGGCGTCGGTGGCGCACTGGGAGCAGGAAGGGGAGACGGTGGTGTCGTGGGAGGAGGCGGACCGAAGGATGCGTGCGACGGGAAGGGCGTCGAAGGTGCGGCATCCGAGTGAGAGGCATGCGGCGTTGCGGTATCGGGAGCCGCGGACGACGCGGGGGTCGGTGTTGCGGCGGGAGTAG
- a CDS encoding ECF-type sigma factor — MDDDRGQTTRLLKAMHAGDAAAAEQLLPLVYAELHRIANACMRRERPDHTLQPTALINEAYLRLVQQDVDWNDRAHFVGFAAHVMRRVLVDYARSRNTDQRGGKMERVELQDQFAISPERLDEVSMLDEALQRLEKKNPRQAKVVELRYFGGLSMEQIGAIIGIAPRSVKRDWALARIWLYEELKPGSPRAQPGE, encoded by the coding sequence ATGGACGACGATCGAGGTCAAACTACCCGGCTCCTCAAAGCCATGCATGCTGGCGACGCTGCAGCGGCCGAGCAACTCCTCCCGCTCGTCTACGCAGAGCTGCATCGCATTGCGAACGCCTGCATGCGCCGCGAGCGCCCCGACCACACCCTGCAACCGACCGCCCTGATCAATGAAGCCTATCTCCGCCTAGTCCAGCAGGACGTCGACTGGAACGATCGCGCCCACTTCGTCGGCTTCGCCGCCCACGTCATGCGCCGAGTCCTCGTCGACTACGCGCGCTCCCGCAACACCGATCAGCGCGGCGGAAAGATGGAACGCGTCGAGCTGCAGGATCAGTTCGCCATCTCTCCCGAGCGTCTCGATGAAGTCTCGATGCTCGATGAAGCGCTCCAAAGACTCGAGAAGAAAAATCCCCGCCAGGCCAAGGTCGTCGAGCTCCGATATTTCGGCGGCCTCTCCATGGAGCAGATTGGTGCCATCATCGGCATCGCTCCACGCTCCGTTAAGCGCGACTGGGCTCTCGCCCGAATCTGGCTCTACGAAGAGTTGAAGCCGGGCAGCCCGCGCGCCCAACCCGGCGAATAA
- a CDS encoding protein kinase: MADSQKFVEDLFEAALARPREERSAYLDSACPDSPQVRELVRMLLLADERAGDFLEFPFLSPSDTSSQEPPLTFEAGSTVAGRFQIHRFIAGGGMGEVYEAWDTELRERVAIKTIRPELAQSPSVIDRFRREVKQARAISHPNVCRIHELYCDTSNSETKVWFLSMEFLDGFTLSEQIQHVGPVDPAQAFDLLQQLVSGLNALHANGVIHRDLKCGNIMLVSGAPGQLRAVITDFGLATNVLHREGGLHEAGGQGTPEFMAPEQVHTADVTALADQYALGVILCEMLTAARPKHKDVTSGRAQLEARLAKALGKSVGPRWSRVILRCLEQKPADRFPSLDEVVLALKPHQPRTRLWLAVAAAIALLIAGALWYRARSAPPATSLAVLPLVNRSGDPNLDYVGAGITEALTDDLSSMPGLQVAAGSVARHYQTGDTDPATAGSDMHVGSIVTGSFQSSNGKLLIPIELIQVRSGKQLWGQTYQGTTANLADMQHEIATDVAYHLKIQLDAETTARLKRQYSTNPAAYDAYFKGRVLLGSRTHDSLREAVAEFQRAVTADPNYAPALAGLADCYSLLAFYDVEPSVALLRNAFKTSQDALQIDSTSAEAYTSRAFARTRLNFDWDGAEADYKRAIQLDPNYVQAHTWYALDLLTPQGRDAEARAQLKYVQSADPQSPVATVGLAMMERFAGRTTESIRLLQPHVNEAHLFDPAIGILAENYVQQGKARQAIELLRPMPAAPEDADSKDGLLAIAYASTGETAKATEIVQRLTEKVHAGEPCAYVTAQVFTALRNHQRAIEMLQIALNRREPALLFLKVDPLVAPLRSEQQFQTLLQQMNLQ; this comes from the coding sequence ATGGCCGACTCCCAGAAATTCGTCGAAGACCTCTTCGAGGCAGCTCTCGCCCGCCCGCGCGAAGAACGCAGCGCGTATCTGGATTCCGCCTGCCCGGATTCGCCCCAGGTCCGCGAGCTCGTAAGAATGCTTCTCCTCGCCGACGAGCGCGCCGGAGACTTCCTCGAATTCCCCTTTCTATCGCCCTCAGACACCTCGTCACAAGAACCACCCTTAACCTTTGAGGCCGGATCAACCGTCGCCGGCAGGTTTCAGATTCATCGCTTCATCGCAGGCGGCGGCATGGGCGAGGTCTACGAGGCATGGGACACCGAGCTCCGCGAGCGAGTCGCCATCAAGACCATCCGCCCCGAGCTCGCGCAAAGCCCCTCAGTCATTGATCGCTTCCGCCGCGAAGTCAAGCAGGCCCGCGCCATCTCTCACCCAAACGTCTGCCGCATCCACGAGCTCTACTGCGATACATCGAACTCCGAAACCAAAGTCTGGTTCCTCAGCATGGAGTTCCTCGACGGCTTCACGCTCAGCGAACAAATCCAGCACGTCGGCCCGGTTGACCCCGCACAAGCTTTCGATCTCCTCCAGCAACTCGTCAGCGGACTCAATGCTCTGCACGCCAACGGTGTCATCCACCGCGACCTCAAATGCGGCAACATCATGCTCGTCAGCGGCGCGCCCGGCCAGCTCCGCGCCGTCATCACTGATTTCGGCCTCGCCACAAACGTGCTCCATCGCGAAGGCGGCCTTCACGAAGCCGGCGGCCAGGGCACTCCCGAATTCATGGCGCCCGAGCAGGTGCATACCGCCGACGTCACCGCCCTCGCCGATCAATACGCCCTCGGCGTCATCCTCTGCGAGATGCTCACCGCGGCGCGCCCCAAACACAAAGACGTCACCTCCGGCCGCGCTCAACTCGAAGCCCGCCTCGCCAAAGCCCTCGGAAAATCCGTAGGCCCGCGCTGGTCGCGTGTCATCCTTCGCTGTCTCGAACAGAAACCCGCCGACCGCTTCCCCTCGCTCGACGAAGTCGTTCTCGCCCTCAAGCCGCATCAGCCGCGCACGCGCCTCTGGCTCGCGGTCGCCGCCGCCATCGCTCTGCTCATCGCCGGCGCGCTCTGGTATCGCGCCCGGTCAGCCCCGCCTGCCACGTCACTCGCCGTTCTCCCGCTGGTCAATCGCTCCGGCGACCCCAATCTCGACTATGTCGGCGCAGGAATCACCGAAGCCCTCACCGACGATCTCTCCAGCATGCCCGGGCTCCAGGTCGCAGCCGGCAGTGTCGCTCGCCATTACCAGACCGGCGACACCGACCCCGCCACTGCAGGCTCCGACATGCACGTCGGCTCCATCGTCACCGGCTCCTTCCAATCCTCCAACGGCAAGCTCCTCATTCCCATCGAGCTCATCCAGGTTCGCTCCGGCAAGCAACTCTGGGGACAGACCTACCAGGGCACCACCGCCAACCTCGCCGACATGCAGCACGAGATCGCCACCGACGTCGCCTATCACCTCAAGATCCAGCTCGACGCCGAAACTACCGCTCGCCTCAAGCGCCAATACTCCACCAACCCCGCCGCCTACGACGCCTATTTCAAAGGCCGTGTCCTGCTCGGGAGCCGAACCCATGACAGCCTTCGCGAAGCCGTCGCCGAATTCCAGCGCGCCGTCACCGCCGATCCCAACTACGCTCCCGCACTCGCCGGTCTCGCCGATTGCTACAGCCTCCTCGCCTTCTACGATGTCGAACCCTCCGTTGCCCTTCTGAGAAATGCTTTCAAGACCTCTCAGGATGCTCTCCAGATCGACAGCACATCAGCGGAGGCCTACACCTCGCGAGCCTTCGCCCGGACACGTCTGAACTTTGACTGGGACGGAGCCGAAGCCGATTACAAACGAGCCATTCAACTCGATCCCAACTATGTGCAGGCGCATACATGGTATGCACTCGATCTCCTGACACCGCAGGGTCGAGACGCAGAGGCCAGGGCTCAGTTGAAATACGTGCAATCTGCCGACCCGCAATCTCCCGTCGCCACCGTTGGCCTCGCGATGATGGAGCGCTTTGCCGGCCGGACAACAGAATCCATCCGGCTGCTTCAGCCACACGTCAACGAAGCCCATTTGTTCGACCCCGCGATCGGAATATTGGCTGAAAACTATGTCCAGCAAGGAAAGGCCAGGCAGGCAATTGAGCTTCTGCGTCCCATGCCGGCTGCTCCCGAGGACGCCGATTCAAAAGATGGCCTTCTTGCGATTGCTTACGCGAGCACTGGCGAAACAGCAAAGGCGACAGAAATTGTGCAGCGGCTGACCGAAAAGGTTCACGCCGGCGAACCGTGCGCCTATGTGACGGCGCAAGTCTTCACAGCTCTGCGCAATCACCAGAGGGCGATAGAAATGCTCCAGATTGCGTTGAACAGGAGAGAGCCCGCACTCTTGTTCCTCAAGGTCGATCCCCTCGTTGCTCCCCTACGTAGTGAGCAACAATTCCAAACGCTCCTCCAACAGATGAACCTCCAATGA
- a CDS encoding heme-binding protein — protein MAGHRVLYGAATAALALALTTAGGVVHANDAGESNGCSNLPNYFQLQTALAAATATETSGLNNQMWGTIVDRDGVVCAVAFTGVNRGAQWPGSRAISAQKANTANAFSLDSSSSSGGSGQANGLSLSTANLYSAVQPGGSLYGLQASNPVDTGVAYAGPSSAYGTPGDPMVGQKIGGVNVFGGGLALYGPGKKLIGAVGVSGDTSCADHDIAWRTRNNLKLDHLAGVGGVSGDAARPDNIIYDITPNPNGGTGISKSGFGHPMCINTGDPSLLPAVRP, from the coding sequence ATGGCAGGACATCGCGTATTGTATGGAGCGGCAACGGCCGCTTTGGCTCTGGCGCTTACAACGGCCGGAGGTGTGGTTCATGCGAATGATGCGGGTGAGAGCAATGGGTGCTCGAACCTGCCGAATTATTTTCAGCTGCAGACGGCGCTGGCTGCAGCGACGGCTACGGAGACGAGCGGGCTGAATAACCAGATGTGGGGAACGATTGTGGATCGCGATGGCGTGGTGTGCGCGGTGGCGTTTACGGGTGTGAATCGCGGCGCGCAGTGGCCGGGGAGCAGGGCGATCTCGGCGCAGAAGGCGAATACGGCGAATGCGTTCAGTCTGGATTCGTCGTCGAGCAGTGGAGGGTCGGGACAGGCGAATGGGTTGTCGCTGTCGACGGCGAACTTGTATTCGGCGGTGCAGCCGGGCGGAAGTCTGTATGGGCTGCAGGCGAGCAATCCGGTGGATACGGGTGTGGCGTATGCGGGGCCGTCGTCAGCGTATGGGACGCCGGGGGACCCGATGGTTGGGCAGAAGATTGGCGGAGTGAATGTGTTTGGCGGAGGGCTGGCGCTGTATGGGCCGGGCAAGAAGTTGATTGGAGCGGTTGGCGTGAGCGGAGACACGAGCTGCGCGGACCATGATATTGCGTGGCGCACGCGGAACAATCTGAAGCTGGACCACCTGGCGGGAGTGGGTGGGGTTTCGGGCGATGCGGCGCGGCCGGACAACATCATTTATGACATCACGCCGAACCCGAATGGAGGGACAGGGATCAGCAAGAGTGGATTCGGACACCCGATGTGCATCAATACGGGGGATCCGTCGCTGCTTCCGGCTGTGAGGCCGTGA
- a CDS encoding carboxypeptidase-like regulatory domain-containing protein, whose translation MGQSLTVYILDQTTEQPVTGCDLELWASSGPPTRLAILRPVTNADGSYSFSDLPTGDHSLFVGDPSHRYPKLHQRIAIHGPGPHLLNVRIPPGTFISGRIVDEEGRPPKACQISLLSLQEKAGRTGFTRGWGGHHVAEDGHFTSAPLFPGRYLLQLSGVLARNNPPDVRQRIFNFLYPNSRTIEGATGFDLALAEHRSGLLISVPRPILHSLHGKLTGDLSLDALEHPIGDASLSVRFYWHPVGALLSLSADMTLVQPDRTFTIMLQPGRYSVEVMSDPRPDGDDNARRGVLDKAIVEIPDLDVNGIELAPLTL comes from the coding sequence ATGGGCCAATCTCTAACCGTTTACATCCTCGACCAAACCACCGAACAACCCGTCACCGGGTGCGATCTCGAGCTCTGGGCCTCTAGCGGCCCACCCACCCGGCTCGCCATCTTGCGCCCGGTCACAAACGCAGACGGCAGCTACTCGTTCTCTGACCTTCCCACGGGTGACCACTCATTGTTCGTTGGCGATCCAAGCCACCGCTACCCAAAGCTCCACCAGCGCATCGCCATCCACGGACCCGGACCCCACCTCCTCAACGTCCGCATCCCGCCCGGCACCTTCATCTCCGGACGAATCGTCGACGAAGAAGGACGTCCTCCAAAGGCGTGCCAGATCAGCCTCCTCAGCCTCCAAGAGAAAGCCGGAAGGACCGGGTTCACCAGGGGCTGGGGCGGCCATCACGTCGCCGAGGACGGACACTTCACCTCCGCGCCCCTCTTCCCCGGTCGCTATCTCCTTCAACTCTCGGGCGTCCTCGCCCGCAACAATCCACCGGACGTGCGCCAGCGGATCTTCAACTTCCTCTACCCCAACTCCCGCACCATTGAAGGCGCAACCGGCTTCGACCTGGCCCTCGCCGAGCACCGCTCCGGCCTGCTGATTTCAGTCCCGCGTCCCATTCTGCACAGCCTCCACGGCAAACTCACAGGCGATCTATCGCTCGATGCACTCGAGCATCCCATCGGCGACGCAAGCCTTTCCGTACGCTTCTACTGGCACCCCGTAGGAGCACTCCTCTCGCTTAGCGCCGACATGACCCTCGTTCAGCCCGACCGCACCTTCACCATCATGCTTCAGCCGGGCCGCTACTCCGTCGAGGTCATGTCCGACCCACGCCCGGATGGCGATGACAACGCCCGCCGCGGCGTTCTCGACAAAGCGATCGTTGAGATCCCCGATCTCGACGTGAACGGCATCGAGCTCGCGCCTCTCACCCTGTAG
- a CDS encoding TfuA-like protein, producing MHDTAIFLGPTLARADAEPILDADFLPPICRGDLARLPDHIRFVGIIDGEFYQSLSVSPKEVLTLIRRGVTVCGASSMGALRAAETWKLGTIGVGKIFAMYRDGILDADDEVALVYERETFRKLSDPLVNLRAALSLAAAASIITEREKFDLTLRMKSLYFPDRSHRALYALCPPLRDFFAHTPLPDPKRDDALELLHTIRDLKAADAPEPGTAVPTVAAAAP from the coding sequence ATGCATGACACCGCCATCTTCCTCGGCCCCACACTCGCGCGTGCAGACGCCGAGCCCATCCTCGACGCCGACTTCCTGCCTCCCATCTGCCGCGGAGACCTCGCCCGTCTTCCCGACCACATCCGCTTCGTCGGCATCATCGACGGCGAGTTCTATCAAAGCCTCTCCGTCTCTCCCAAAGAAGTCCTCACCCTCATCCGCCGCGGCGTCACCGTCTGCGGAGCCTCCAGCATGGGAGCCCTTCGCGCCGCCGAGACCTGGAAACTCGGAACCATCGGCGTCGGCAAAATTTTCGCAATGTATCGCGACGGCATCCTCGATGCCGACGACGAAGTCGCACTCGTCTACGAGCGCGAAACCTTCCGCAAACTCTCCGATCCTCTCGTCAATCTCCGCGCCGCGCTCTCGCTCGCCGCCGCCGCCAGCATCATCACCGAGCGCGAAAAATTCGACCTCACCCTGCGCATGAAGTCCCTCTACTTCCCCGACCGCTCACACCGCGCCCTTTACGCTCTCTGCCCCCCACTCCGCGACTTCTTCGCGCACACTCCTTTACCCGACCCCAAGCGCGACGACGCCCTCGAACTCCTCCACACCATCCGCGATCTCAAGGCTGCGGACGCGCCGGAACCTGGAACGGCGGTGCCGACGGTGGCGGCGGCGGCGCCGTAG
- a CDS encoding VOC family protein, whose amino-acid sequence MDLRLRKIGVRGCKFALVVVCGVVGVCAGAQQQVERPRITGISHVGYFVSDLPKTVAFWHELLGFDEMYTLPKKDSADVRIAFIKINDAQHVELFNEASTIPHNFMSHVCFAVDDIEKMRAFLRSKGYDVTPGNGAKTMAGDYAFEIKDPNGMLIEFVQRLPSGKEMQAAGKFMPESRISPRIYHVGYMVADAEKTEEFYKMLGFTETWRGTANPKELSWINMKVPDGEDYVELMLYRSLSDTGWGTKNHLSLVVPDMEKAVAELESRPYYKVYGKPLAIHTGVNGKRQVNLYDPDGTRVELMEPNTVTGKATPSSTAPPPPPSAPPFQVPARPQP is encoded by the coding sequence ATGGATTTGAGGTTGCGGAAGATTGGTGTTCGGGGCTGTAAGTTTGCGCTCGTTGTGGTGTGCGGTGTGGTTGGCGTGTGCGCGGGGGCGCAGCAGCAGGTGGAGAGGCCGCGGATTACGGGGATTTCGCATGTGGGGTATTTTGTGTCGGACCTGCCGAAGACGGTGGCGTTCTGGCATGAGCTTCTGGGCTTCGACGAGATGTATACGCTGCCGAAGAAGGACAGCGCGGATGTACGGATTGCGTTCATCAAGATTAATGATGCGCAGCATGTGGAGCTGTTCAATGAGGCGTCGACGATACCGCACAACTTTATGAGTCATGTGTGCTTCGCGGTTGATGACATCGAGAAGATGCGGGCGTTTCTGCGGTCGAAGGGATATGACGTGACGCCGGGCAATGGCGCGAAGACGATGGCCGGTGATTACGCGTTCGAGATCAAGGACCCGAACGGAATGTTGATTGAGTTTGTGCAGCGGCTGCCGAGTGGCAAGGAGATGCAGGCCGCGGGCAAGTTCATGCCGGAGTCGCGGATTTCACCGCGGATCTATCACGTGGGATACATGGTCGCCGATGCGGAGAAGACCGAGGAGTTTTACAAGATGCTTGGCTTCACGGAGACGTGGCGCGGAACGGCGAATCCGAAGGAGCTGAGCTGGATCAACATGAAGGTTCCGGATGGCGAGGATTATGTGGAGCTGATGCTGTATCGGTCGCTGAGTGACACGGGGTGGGGGACGAAGAACCATCTGTCGCTGGTGGTGCCGGACATGGAGAAGGCGGTGGCGGAGTTGGAGTCGCGGCCTTACTACAAGGTGTATGGGAAGCCGCTGGCGATCCATACGGGAGTGAATGGAAAGCGGCAGGTGAATTTGTACGATCCGGATGGAACGCGAGTAGAGCTTATGGAGCCGAACACGGTGACGGGGAAGGCAACGCCGTCGTCTACGGCGCCGCCGCCGCCACCGTCGGCACCGCCGTTCCAGGTTCCGGCGCGTCCGCAGCCTTGA